In Parasegetibacter sp. NRK P23, a single genomic region encodes these proteins:
- a CDS encoding D-TA family PLP-dependent enzyme, which produces MKASKAHWYTVRNIASVDSPALLVYPDRVLKNIRHALKMMPDKTCLRPHIKTNKMAEVCTMMLKEGITKFKCATIAEAEMLARVNAPDVLLAYQPVGPKAERFLELIDKYPQTRFSCLVDDEQVAAYLSKLAVASKKKVAVWIDLNVGMNRTGIVPEKVPVLIDSCHALEGIEVEGFHAYDGHNNAPDLAARKKEGDAVFERVHALVLSTEQQFGKTLRILLGGSPSFPAHLNRKNVECSPGTFVFWDAGYQSKYPEQPFDIAALVVTRVISIVDRHTICTDLGHKSVAAENPLPRVHFLNHPSATPVGQSEEHLLLGVNDASAYKIGDVLYGVPVHICPTVALYERAIVVEQKEAGKEWKVIARDRKISV; this is translated from the coding sequence ATGAAAGCATCTAAAGCACATTGGTATACGGTCCGGAACATTGCCTCCGTTGATTCGCCCGCATTGCTGGTTTATCCGGATCGTGTATTGAAGAACATTCGTCATGCGTTAAAAATGATGCCGGACAAAACATGTTTGCGTCCGCATATAAAAACGAACAAGATGGCGGAAGTATGTACCATGATGCTGAAAGAAGGCATTACGAAATTCAAATGCGCCACTATTGCAGAAGCGGAGATGCTTGCCCGCGTGAACGCGCCGGATGTATTGCTGGCCTACCAGCCGGTGGGGCCGAAGGCGGAACGTTTCCTGGAACTTATAGACAAATACCCTCAAACCCGCTTCTCCTGCCTGGTGGACGACGAACAGGTAGCGGCGTATTTGTCTAAGCTGGCTGTAGCATCCAAAAAGAAAGTAGCGGTTTGGATCGATCTGAATGTGGGGATGAACCGCACGGGCATCGTTCCAGAAAAAGTCCCTGTGCTTATCGACTCTTGCCATGCGTTGGAAGGCATTGAAGTAGAAGGTTTCCATGCTTATGATGGTCACAACAATGCGCCGGATCTTGCTGCCCGTAAAAAAGAAGGGGATGCTGTTTTTGAACGTGTTCACGCATTGGTATTGAGCACGGAGCAACAATTCGGTAAAACCCTGCGTATCTTATTGGGCGGTTCTCCCAGCTTTCCTGCTCACCTGAACAGGAAAAACGTGGAGTGCAGTCCGGGCACATTTGTTTTCTGGGATGCCGGGTACCAAAGTAAGTATCCGGAACAACCTTTTGATATTGCCGCACTGGTGGTGACGAGGGTAATCTCCATTGTTGACCGGCACACCATCTGTACCGATCTTGGCCACAAGTCGGTTGCGGCTGAGAATCCTTTACCCCGCGTTCATTTCCTCAATCACCCTTCGGCTACACCTGTTGGTCAGAGCGAAGAACATCTTTTATTGGGCGTGAACGATGCTTCAGCTTACAAAATCGGCGATGTGTTGTATGGCGTAC
- a CDS encoding RidA family protein: MNTITMNAEANFAKLGLTLPPAPTPLGVYKPFLIDGKYLYVSGHGPVQDDKSLIIGRIGRELDMEQGKLAARQVGLTILSTIKTHVGELDKVKRVIKVLGMVNCTPEFERHPYIINGCSELFAAVWGEENGIGVRSAVGFGSLPDNIPVEIEALFELY, translated from the coding sequence ATGAATACTATTACAATGAACGCGGAAGCCAATTTCGCGAAGCTGGGATTAACACTTCCGCCCGCGCCTACCCCATTGGGGGTTTATAAGCCCTTTCTTATTGATGGCAAATACCTGTATGTTTCCGGACACGGTCCGGTGCAGGATGATAAGTCGCTGATCATTGGTCGTATTGGCCGCGAACTGGATATGGAGCAGGGGAAACTGGCCGCAAGGCAGGTAGGACTTACCATTCTTTCCACCATCAAAACGCATGTGGGCGAACTGGATAAAGTGAAACGTGTGATCAAAGTATTGGGCATGGTGAATTGTACGCCTGAATTTGAACGACATCCTTACATCATCAACGGGTGCAGTGAGTTGTTCGCCGCTGTGTGGGGGGAAGAGAACGGTATTGGCGTAAGAAGCGCCGTGGGCTTCGGTTCATTGCCCGATAATATTCCCGTGGAAATTGAAGCGTTGTTTGAATTGTACTGA
- a CDS encoding gluconate:H+ symporter has translation MILLIMSILIVIICLLLLVLLVTWGKWNAFLAFLLVSVLAGILLGLPLNKVVASVQKGMGDTLGGLVGIIVLGAMLGKLVAETGAAQRIASVLMRGFGAKNVQWALMLTGFIIGIPLFYGVGFVLMVPLIFSVVYQYKLPAVYVGLPMLAALSVTHGFLPPHPSPAALVGQFNADMGITLLYGIVIAIPAILLAGPVFTRFVKHIHSEPLEVFRPKPMPVEQMPGTGTSFFTALLPVFLLMLTTALPYIFPDGSPALKNVFSFMGEPVIVMLCSIMVAGISLGKGSGRSMKQVMALYGDAVKDVGMILLIIAGAGALKQVLEESGVSNEIAAALQTWDMPPLLLGWLIAALIRVCVGSATIAGLTTAGIIAPLMVQANVNPSLMVLSVGAGSLMFSHVNDSGFWMFKEYFNLSVKDTLKTWSVMETIVSIAGLLGVLLLNQLI, from the coding sequence TTGATCCTTCTTATAATGTCTATCCTCATCGTCATAATTTGTCTGCTGCTCCTGGTGCTGCTGGTAACCTGGGGGAAATGGAACGCGTTTCTTGCTTTCCTTTTGGTCTCGGTGCTGGCGGGAATATTATTAGGGTTGCCGTTGAACAAAGTGGTGGCCTCGGTACAAAAGGGGATGGGCGATACATTGGGTGGTTTGGTGGGCATTATTGTGTTGGGAGCCATGTTGGGTAAACTGGTGGCTGAAACTGGTGCGGCGCAACGGATCGCCTCGGTGCTGATGCGTGGTTTCGGAGCGAAGAACGTGCAATGGGCGCTGATGCTTACCGGGTTCATCATTGGCATTCCGCTTTTTTATGGTGTTGGATTTGTATTGATGGTGCCCCTCATCTTTTCGGTTGTTTATCAATATAAGCTTCCGGCGGTTTATGTAGGTTTGCCCATGCTGGCGGCGCTTTCGGTAACACATGGTTTTCTTCCGCCACATCCATCGCCAGCGGCATTGGTGGGACAGTTCAATGCGGATATGGGCATTACTTTACTGTATGGGATCGTAATTGCCATTCCGGCTATCCTGCTTGCCGGACCAGTATTCACCCGTTTTGTAAAACATATCCATTCCGAACCACTCGAAGTGTTCAGGCCCAAACCCATGCCTGTGGAACAAATGCCTGGTACGGGAACCAGTTTTTTCACTGCGTTGCTGCCTGTTTTTTTACTGATGCTTACCACGGCTTTGCCCTATATTTTTCCAGATGGTTCGCCTGCGCTGAAGAATGTTTTTTCCTTTATGGGAGAACCTGTTATCGTGATGCTCTGCTCCATCATGGTGGCGGGAATTTCCTTGGGCAAAGGAAGCGGTCGTTCTATGAAACAGGTCATGGCATTATATGGCGATGCCGTGAAAGATGTGGGCATGATCCTGCTGATTATTGCCGGTGCCGGTGCTTTGAAGCAGGTACTCGAGGAAAGTGGCGTGAGCAACGAAATTGCTGCCGCCCTTCAAACCTGGGATATGCCGCCGCTGTTGTTGGGATGGCTCATTGCCGCGCTCATACGTGTTTGTGTGGGATCGGCCACCATTGCGGGTTTGACGACCGCTGGCATCATCGCGCCGCTTATGGTGCAGGCCAATGTAAATCCAAGCCTGATGGTGCTTTCCGTAGGCGCGGGTAGCCTGATGTTCTCGCATGTGAATGACTCCGGGTTCTGGATGTTCAAAGAATACTTCAACCTGAGCGTAAAAGATACCCTGAAAACCTGGTCGGTCATGGAAACGATCGTTTCTATCGCAGGATTACTGGGCGTTCTACTGTTGAATCAACTGATCTAA
- a CDS encoding DeoR/GlpR family DNA-binding transcription regulator encodes MPTASDSTALPKKERKELIRKQVNIHTRLMYAELARLVEVSEDTIRRDVNELAAEGALIKIKGGAMAAAYHAGDASQTYARDNKLRIAAKTVSLLKEDMTVLIGGGTTIREVIKQIPTSFRGTFITVNVLTAMELLDKPNIRTIMIGGQISAYSQMTVSGEVFEQLARIKADLCIIGTNAIDPMNGLTDSDWETVQVKKAMLKAASATAVLAISEKLNSSMPIQFAAMNEVNYLITELDPSNPVLQPYAAKSTRLL; translated from the coding sequence ATGCCTACCGCATCAGATTCAACCGCGCTTCCTAAAAAGGAAAGAAAGGAACTCATCCGTAAACAGGTGAACATCCATACGCGCCTGATGTACGCTGAACTGGCCCGCCTGGTGGAAGTTTCCGAAGACACCATCCGGCGCGACGTGAACGAACTTGCGGCAGAAGGAGCGCTCATTAAAATAAAAGGTGGCGCCATGGCCGCGGCTTACCATGCGGGTGATGCGTCACAAACTTATGCCCGCGACAACAAATTGCGCATCGCGGCCAAAACGGTTTCCCTCCTAAAAGAAGACATGACCGTTCTGATCGGTGGCGGCACCACGATACGTGAAGTGATCAAACAAATTCCAACCAGCTTCCGCGGCACTTTTATTACCGTGAACGTACTCACGGCCATGGAACTGCTCGACAAACCCAATATCCGCACCATCATGATCGGCGGACAAATATCCGCTTACAGCCAGATGACCGTGAGTGGGGAAGTGTTTGAACAACTCGCCCGCATCAAAGCCGACCTCTGCATCATCGGCACCAATGCCATCGATCCCATGAATGGCCTGACTGATTCCGACTGGGAAACCGTGCAGGTGAAGAAAGCGATGCTTAAAGCAGCTTCGGCCACTGCCGTGCTGGCCATCTCGGAGAAATTGAATTCTTCCATGCCGATACAGTTCGCGGCAATGAATGAGGTCAACTACCTGATCACAGAACTTGATCCCAGCAACCCCGTACTGCAACCCTATGCCGCAAAAAGCACCAGGCTCTTGTAA